The Magnolia sinica isolate HGM2019 chromosome 3, MsV1, whole genome shotgun sequence genome includes the window TTTTTCTCTTGGAACTCACTACATGTAATGCGAAGATAAACATAATGATCGTTATTTCCTTGAGATGTGTGAATCCACATTTATGGGACGCGGCTTGGGTGGATCCGTGAttgaggggcccaccgtgatgtatttgtcttatatcaATACCGTCCGTCCGCTTCTCCAGCTCATTTTCTGGCATTAGCCAAAAATTacagctgatccaaatctcagatggacaaTATCATAGAAAGCTGTGGtgattaccattaaaaacttattgggatcGACAaaattaagttttggatcaagcttatattttcttggtcccttcatccaggtctttgtgaccttttcaacaggttggatggtaaataagcatTCCAGTGGCcgctaagaagttttgaatggtaggcaTTCGATCACCATTACttcgtgtagtgtggtccacctgagattttgatctgctgcatttttgggatcacacactaaaatgatctggagaaattgatgaacggcatggatataaggaaaatatatcacagtggaccccacattcaatGATCCACCGAGGCGGCGTCGACATTTATGGGGCATCATCCAATCAACCTACGACGTATTCAGAAACAAGTTTACAAATATCGATGTTTATAATTATCATCCGGTGACGAATGTCTGATTTCCACGTGGACAAACCAAAATGTTCCACGTCCGACAGTCAAATAAATGCTCGCTACATCTCCTTTCCAAACTTCAACGGTAGCTAGCTCTTACACTtgtataaatacatgcacacacgTATATGGAAACATCATTCAAACCCAAAGTCTTGTGTGCAAtctactttcttttcttcttcttctctaaccCAAAGACATGGCTCCCGTTGTTGAAGAGTCCGTGCCAAAAGAAGAAGTGAAAGATCTTAAGGCCAAGGAGGAGGTGAAAGAGGGCGAGAAGGTTGCACCCGAAGAGGAGAACAAGGTTGCACCCGAAGAGGAAAAGGCCGCGGAGATTGCACCGAAGGAGGAACTCGTGGAAGAAGAGAAGATACCAACTGAAGTCGAGCCCAAGACCGGCGTGGCTTTCCCCACGAAGCTGCACGATGGGAAACGGCTGAAGTCGGTGGGCATGAGGAAGAAGAGCATTCTAGGCCTTGGTGTGAAGATCTATGCATTCGGTATGGTAACGAAACCCGAAATAAAGTTAGTCTATTGATTGATGGGGATATTGATTTTAGATGTTGTGTTTTTCTTGGGTCATGCAGGGATATATGGAGACAACGAGAAATTGAAGGAGCTTCTGAGTTCGAGGATCGCGGGTGGCCCACCCACGAAACCCACAAAAGAAATGTACGATCTGGCAATCGACAGCGATATGGGGATGATGGTGAGGATGATCATCGTCTTTGCTGGTCTCACCATGAACATGGTGAAGAAGAACTTTGATGAAGGCCTTGGAGCATCCATTAAGAAGCTGACGGGAGGTCGAAAGGACGAGAACCTCATTAACAAGTATTATCTGTTATTTCTACTCTTTAACTCTTTAACCGTCTATGCTCTACCATTGATTTTAATACTCATGTAAGTAAAACTCAGACTCGATCGGACCTGAGTGGCTCGACGTCATGAGTCGCCTGTATGGGTCATGCCAGAACTAGCCGAGTCATGACTCAACTCGGGACCAGACGAGTTGTCTAACCCTTGCCACTtcccttaataataataataacagctgTGTTGCATGGTATGGTCAGGGTAATGGGAGCAGCATCTGATAACATCAAGCTAACCACCGGTTCCGTGATAGAGATAACGAGGCTTCCGGGATTTACTCTCCAAACAAAAGGTAATTAGTAGAGAGAAACACACCATctctttttattgattttttactttttaaacgCACCATCTCCCGCATGTATCTTTGCATGCACCTTGGTTGAAGAAGGCGCCTTTGTTGCAAACGTGCGTGGCCATAACGGATAGAGGTTTGTCCATGCCCAGATATGCAAGCCTCCTAGCTAAATCAACTAGCCTCTTACAACCCAAtcaaatctgctccgtccaagtGGGGTCAATTTTCAATGTTAGGACAGGgggcaaaaaaataataataataataataaagaagaaaaaaaaaacaaacataaacTAAGGTGGGTCAAACCACAGAAGACAGTTGGGATATGGAGCGCCCAACCAATAAAACCTCCCTAGaggtctgtgggtcccaccacgtcgtttatatatttgttatccAAGCCATTCTTCATATACGCCCCACTAGGATGAAGagacaaaaaatcaggctgtttcagtCCTCagtcctcaggtgggccatgccacgtGAATTAAAGGTTTGAGGCATCATTTGAAATTGTtccctatggtgcggcccacctgtctTTGATCAACTTGATTTCTACAGCGAACATGAGGGGGACAAGGAAGATAAGGCCTATAGACCACATGGGCCCTACATAGGGTCCGCCACAATGTTCATGCAAAatctatccgtccatctgtttcgtcCACTCATGTTAGGACGAGCTAAAAATTGAGGTAAATTAAAAACTCAACTGGCCCAcgaatgtttatatgccatcaaaatcaTCGATAAGGTCGTTGTCACTTTGATAaacggaaaatacaaatattagctggattcaaaacttatgtgaccccacaaatgtttcaatagtTCTGTTTAATCGATCCACACTATTTCATGTCTTGTGGGCCACTTCAATTTTGGAGAgccggcaaaacggatggacgggtaagATTTATCCTGAACATCGCCATCAGAGCATTGTACTAAATGTGTGGATTTGCTGGTGGGTTGCAGTGAACGACGAGGTGGTAAGCAACGTGGAGAGTGAGCTGATATGCAGGGCCTACTTTCACATGTACCTGGGTGATGATCCCTTTGATAAGGATGCCAAAGAAAAGTTTGGGAAATCCCTTCTTCCATTGTTCTAGATTTACCTATGACGTTCATGAACCTTGTTTCTTTAGAGGAACCGGTTTGAATAATACGGGCTGACCTTTGGTCCACCTTTCTTCTGATGTAATAAGAACGTTGAGACGGCTGAGAATTTTAATTACGTGAGTTTTCTATATTCATGTGAATGCATGTGTATTGAACCATGTTTGTTTGTGTTAGAGAGAAGATCCAGTTGTGCTTTCTGTGTCATGTTAGTAATCAACCATTCAATCTCTATTCATGTGAATGTGTATTACGCTGTACAAAATCCCAACCTTTcatcaattgggtcccaccatggtgggTATGTGGTGGTCACTCACACTGGTGGGGTGATCCTCGTCGTTGATCACAGTACTTTTTGACGGTTACAAATGAACAGCGAGGAATCAGTAGACCCATTGGTTGAActtcaaaggagaaaaaattcCTGTGTGTAACAGGTGTTGCAAAGGATTCTGGTCCACTTAAAAACAACAGAGAAACTATCCAGTGCCAAAAGCTAATGTCCAAAAGATGGTTCTCAAGCAGCCAAGTTCCTAAGCTATGTGGGCCCGCCATGTTGTctgtatgacatccactccgtctatcatcAGATGTGAACATCTCAACGACTAAGCCAAAGTTGGCACACGTATAGAGGCGATTAACATGTTATATGGCTGTCTCCACCGTGTTTGTGTCCGGACCAAAGAGCAAGGCGGGTTCTTCAATTGGCTAGGCCACACGTGTGTGAACTGCTGGCCTGATTGTTAACACTGTTTTCTTTATACATGCACGTGCGGCCACCTTATGGATGGACCATACTATTATTGAGCTATGGCACAAAAAAGCAGATGAGCGGCTCTTCAACTCGCACGTGAGCCAGTTTGGTACCTGTGGATGCATATAGATGTGCTTTCATGGGTGTGTGTTGTAAGAATCCTATAAGATGGGCCTTGttgatcaacggttgagattaacCTAAAGGTTGGATGATGTGATTGGgtacaccagtgggccccactacattgaTACATCTAAAAATTCGTTTAAGGGGCGGTGTGCTTCTACTACGCACACGGTATCATAAGATAACTAGGATTCCCTGTTTCATGTGGAGCCTTCCAGAGAGAGGAGTTTTggtgggtttcaaactcctttcCCCTCTTTAAATATAAATAAGAGCTAGGTCCTCAATCCAACACCATGACAGAAGCAAAATCCAATCGTATCTTCTCTAAAGAGGTGTAAAGGAAAGGAAGATCCCGGCATCCAAATTTGACTATCCGGCATCTGAATTTGACTAGCAATGGCGACTCAAATAGGTATGTTATGGTCTTCATCGATCCTTCATATCCAATGCACAGATGATCCTACCGAAATTCAGCATCAAGACTtaacatttggtatcagagactcTGTGCATCTGGTATGGAGAACTAAATACAACAATAGGGATTTCAATTCCTAAATaccagaattagggatttcaaatcctaaTCCCCAATTTCAAtcaaaattagggatttcggaacCCAGATCCCTAATCCCTAATTCAGTCACAAATTAGGTTCTTTTTTCGAAATTCCTAATTCAAGAAATCAGGATTTCGAAATTCCCAAATTAGTTTGAATGGGTATTTCAGATTTTAATCCCAAATCCAGGGACTGATAGCTTTCGGGAtaccccgaatccggcactcaacTTCCATACATTAAGTCCCAAATttggcacaccacaaggaagattttttattgatttttttgttgtatatacatataataatacctgagcataaagatccatgatcaaaataccaagcaacactctccattataaatcctgatggttacaagtataatgctttacaaaaggtacataacgtcatcACTGCCAAATtgaaaatagatgcaatgcatcgagaaagctaagtcttctaagctactccagccctgaaaaaaatggaaaataggaagcttaagcaaaaagcctagtgagtgcatatatgtgtgcagtgtgtcctatatgcaagcaagataaatatgccatagagaaatcatgtatggtgaaaggcatgtAGTATGTAAGATATGATGCCCATGCCAATGTAATGCATTATATAACATAGGAacactccgagtcaatgctaccaacatcactaagtcatattttcatttctcctatactaCAACCATATCCttattacacgcatccgtaatcacatcatcatcatcatattattatgccataatcatacaatatcagaaatactggtaagatcatgaatcatacgatatcagagtaagcgaaaatactgacaagtccatgagtctacaatatcagagtacgcaatacagatcaactatataaatgaggagtcataaagagttaaatatcaaatgtcgaggatgcaatgcatatataattcctaatgagttcacgaataccgtcagccgtatgtaaatgcagaaatatagtaacccaaaatgtcatatgtcatggatgtaatgtaatatgcggtgcgaatggaatgaccatggtagagtgtgaagtcgagatgatagtacgtagtatcgtaggctatggggtccatcacaagggacttctatccaaaccaatcccatacctaatttagatagtcagactcaatgtagtaaactcctgatctcaggttagtcgtgcgcctcatccgaaatcttggtcattgcgaaggtacacataacaaatagttgtgcaccaccagcccgagtggatagtgaatgaatgaatgaatgagtatgcaactcctgatcaataagtccacatattagtactcatctctgggatcatcaccggggtctattacactctatgccagtTTACCGCCCCTATCCAACCGCACAaataggtaagtggaagagacctcactatccacctaccaatatcaggcccagctcgtcgatagcggacccattcttcaaggtggtcaaacttaacctagaaattgccctctcactcaggtgggtaaggtcacaccccctctcaaccgaccacgacacagtgggagacgcgacctactggtatacggccctcatgtgctcatatatatctacccggtctcgacgttggggcgtcttctggtaccaagagggtttatgaattttcacctaaggccatctatggtagcccgatgctaataacatatttctagtatcccatctagccatacacaatatgcctgtggagactacggccttcatgtcgctagggcgtacagtaatcacaacacacgatgcaagatgcatgagtcatataatccagtcatgcatcaatcctgcacataccgtgcactcatgtgagataacctccgcctatcagggagtctcataacaatctgtccaatgatatatgcaatggttaaccacatctcataacaaacatgcagatgatgcgtattggcatgtatcatgatattatgctgtcatatactcataattggtatcgacaatcgacctcgataatcagcatcggcctcgctaatcagaatcgacctaacaaaggacctaagggaaggtcataatgtggacatttaaccatcattgcccattaatgtggacattcaacccacattgctcccaagcagtggcccacatagggccaaacataaagtgggcccatggcctcacacaaaggcttaatatacatcacaatgggcctcttacaagggctacatacacatgactatgagccgcatcacatgcgcctaatatacatcgtgatgggccgtaacccatgagcctcaaatacaacaagtgggccgcaccaatggacctcatatacacagcaggtgagccctgctcatgggcttcaaatacataacatgtgggccctacacatgggtctcgtatgcttcaaatgggtcacatatctgggtctcaaatatatcaaatgggccacgcgtcatgggtctaatatacgtcacaatgggccacacgataagggcctaatacacacatAACGGGCCTTGTGTTCATCtagtcaggcctcatcatatgggcctcatatacacaaaattgggccttaaacatgggttgaatactcatcacaatggacctcaaatacgggcagcatatacatcacatgggcctcggcacatggaccataaacatgagccttaaatatatcataatgggcctcatatacatcaagtgggctacatcaatgggccacactaatggggcaaccactttactaaactttcacatagtcaggtggccagtaccacaatttcacatagtttagcagttacctaagcaccacataatcatatagttgggccacacattccccacatacccatatgatttacggctatccacgtcatgcatgatcacaagatttatgagctacatattcaacACTATTTTGCCAAATCTAGTTGTCAttcatcccgtcagtgatcatatggttaagggccacatcattcataaatctacttagacaagtagtcacacAATTGTCCCAATTCATACAGTTAGGTGAgctataaaaatcaagcactcacatgtggtggtccacataacttccaccaatccacactactagttgggccacccaaaatcccaaattcctatggTATAGTGATCTACGAGTTCTACCAATTGACGATCCaaatgaggaataaccattacaataggtaccatgaaaacgacttagattgcaataaatatataggcagccccacactctaaaatgatctaacaaaataaatgaatagctggtaaaacatatatattaggtgGTCTATGATCGGTTTaaaaaagaatagatggatagatttcttacaaacattactGCATCTCTAAGAAATATTTAACAgaggacaagtgatcaatattgctcccgtggcataagatttggatctgactagtctatgggatcataccttaaaatgataaggatgaaccaatgaatggcatggatctacatcatactacaaggtggagtccatggtcaaggaagcgtCCCAACATATAGgggggcacactagagcctaagaatttccaatggttggTACCACTATTTCTACttatagtgtgacccacctaaaattgagttctacttcatcttgtgtccacgagCAAGAGGTGGGtccacttcccaagtgactggaaaatataggcaatgtgggtatacaacacatgcacctaggtgggctccacatgtatCACGTTATGTCCAGGaaagttttcattggtaaaatGCAACTccttttccttattattattattattattattattattattattattatattttatataattgtgggtcccattgacatggtggggtccaccccatgaacaatttgtacaacaaacaa containing:
- the LOC131239841 gene encoding chalcone isomerase-like protein 1; amino-acid sequence: MAPVVEESVPKEEVKDLKAKEEVKEGEKVAPEEENKVAPEEEKAAEIAPKEELVEEEKIPTEVEPKTGVAFPTKLHDGKRLKSVGMRKKSILGLGVKIYAFGIYGDNEKLKELLSSRIAGGPPTKPTKEMYDLAIDSDMGMMVRMIIVFAGLTMNMVKKNFDEGLGASIKKLTGGRKDENLINKVMGAASDNIKLTTGSVIEITRLPGFTLQTKVNDEVVSNVESELICRAYFHMYLGDDPFDKDAKEKFGKSLLPLF